The window AGTTCAGTCCAGAAGTCCATTTCATTTTATTCTGTCATGTGCATTTTTTCACTAAAAGTGTTCACATAAATTGGAAGGATGGAAATCTTATCATATTGCATACCTGTTCTGTAGCTTTGCTCTTAAAAGGCCCGTATAAAGCTGTAACCAACTTATGAGATTCAGCAATATGGGCTTCAATATCAGCAGCACAAGGTGCAAATATCTTGTTATTTTCTTGATCAACTATCGAAGAAGATTTAAGTTGTCTTGCTGAACGAATGATGTAATGAAGTACATGAGCCTGCAAATTGgagaaaaatacaattttttttaaaatggctTGACAAACAATGTGATCGAGAAATTGAAGGTCTCACATGAAATGCAGCCTTCAAGACGTCATCTGATTTTGCTTGATCCTTCAGCAAAGCATAGATGTTACCTTTTGATTGATTATAAGTCACTATGTATCTTTCCTTCTGATAAGAGGCCCACAATTTAAACCAAAATCagaaaaatacaagaaatataCCTCCTTTTGCGAAATGgcaggaaaaaataaaaatgtcaagGCCTTCATTGAtgtactttattttttataatattaaatactaaggttattttgatcattttacaCAAATAATCTACTTTCGCACcaagcatttttttttataaataacccTAGGTCAAACAAGGCCCAATTTGAGAAAATATCTCCGAGTTCAAATTTATATGACCGAAAAAAGAGTTTCAAGAACATTACTTCAAATATAGGTTTCACTGCAATGTATGAGCTTGGATCTTGGAATGCCTCTTTAAATCTTGGCCCTGACAAACAGTTAAGGGAACTTGAAATTCAATTCTATCAATGAATATAGTGTTTTTTTGCATAAATGAAACTGTACCAAGGACTATTGGTCTTTCTCTTGACCATGGGAAACTGAATATGTTTTCCATCGTATTCCCCTCTTGCAAAGTTGGTACCTTTCCTGAAACATAAGGAATGAATCTATTCTCAgtaaaaaaacatgataaatgtACAATACAAGAAAATGACAACATTCTATGGTACAAATACACAACACTTGTCCAAACCTGTCTTGAGAAAGGAATCTATTGCCACGGTTAATCTTGCACCATTTAGTGTATGTAATACAACTGATTTTACCTGGAAAACACAAGGCACAGTAATTAGAAACATAGAAGAGAGACTTGACAAAGTGAAGAACAAATTCCAGGACATAAAGGCCCCATTTGGAATcacttattttttatgttaataaatttagttattGATAGATTCATAAATTTACTTTTGTTGTTGTATCTTCCTGATACTTAAACAATAAGTGTTTCCACATGGGGCGAAAGAATTATATTTTCACCTAACCTCTTGGTATGAACTGAAGATGTATCCACAGGAAAGGAGAGTGAAAGTGGTTGCTAGAGACGGATTTCTTCTTGAAAGCATAATGCTCAATCCTGTGCCAAGCTTCAATAGAAGAGGTTCAGATTGTTAGCAATTCTACCAATTGATATCTCATGATAGTAATACTTCAAGAACTGGAAGTATATTTACTTGGTAAAAATATAATGTTGCAGTTAGATGAtgggaattggaattagaaaaatggaagaataaatataattttttttattaagtattcctattttaaaaattccTTCAAACATAATAGTATTTGAATTAGAactgaatttttaattaaaattctagTTACTATTCAAGGCATGTGAGTCTTTCTCATAGTTTACATGGTCAAAATGTCTTAAGTGTATTTTACAACCTTGTAAAGCTACTTGTGTTAAGAGATAACTCAATTATTAAGGGAATTCTTTAAACAACCCAACATACAGCAAATTTACACGGTTATCATCTGGAAATAAGATTTATTGATACATGTGCTTTTTACATACCAGGTCAGCAATATTTCCTACACACTCCCCCTTAGCAGTGACGTCTCCAATGTTTTCTCCTTTAGCAAATGCCTTGTATATGGGAGTCCTAGTTGATGTTGAAGTCACAGCAGCAACATTCTGCATGTCAATTGAATGCCAATATACAATTGTACAACATGAGTTATTATATGAAGAAACTTGACAAAATGAGTGAACAAGTCTGAATGAATAAGTGGAGAGAATTTAAACCTTCACGACATTAGCAGCACAAGCTAAAGGCAAAAAAAGATGTGGAAAAGCTGAAGTTGCTAATTCTACACCGGCACCCAACTCCATTAGGAGATCTCC is drawn from Impatiens glandulifera chromosome 3, dImpGla2.1, whole genome shotgun sequence and contains these coding sequences:
- the LOC124932336 gene encoding protein root UVB sensitive 6-like — protein: MAPMKLKQASNTTTQTLTGTASQDARLLVRETLRISANLASAAPSSSSAMVAAESIGLRPEAVNFGLLDEQFVDSTMRLICYEEVDGRRWKYLADNGETKKLRNGSSIRTVSLQTPKAPVDELLSFVRSYVVPEGFPESVTSSYVPYMTWRALKHFCGGAMGVFTTQTLLSSLGVSRNTAAPGAVAINWILKDGSGRVGKMLFARQGKKFDCDLKQLRFAGDLLMELGAGVELATSAFPHLFLPLACAANVVKNVAAVTSTSTRTPIYKAFAKGENIGDVTAKGECVGNIADLLGTGLSIMLSRRNPSLATTFTLLSCGYIFSSYQEVKSVVLHTLNGARLTVAIDSFLKTGKVPTLQEGNTMENIFSFPWSRERPIVLGPRFKEAFQDPSSYIAVKPIFEKERYIVTYNQSKGNIYALLKDQAKSDDVLKAAFHAHVLHYIIRSARQLKSSSIVDQENNKIFAPCAADIEAHIAESHKLVTALYGPFKSKATEQGWVMSESLLNPGRARIIDVVN